The sequence CAGAACGCGGTGCATTTATGTTTGCGTAACGGTCGGCCCTGATGCAAGATTCATCCAAGAAAGGAAAGTGCGATGAAAAATACGCAAAGAATCCTGTTTATCATGCTATTAATATGGTTTTTTATCACGGCCCTTACATCGGCCGCCATGGCTGTCGATCCACAACCCGTAACGGGCAACATGAAAAAAACCCCTCGACCGGTAGTAACGGACAAGATGAAAAAAACCCCTCTGGGGGAACAGATCACAATCTGCAAGGATCCGACAGTCAGCAATTTCAGTATTTCCAAAACGCTGATCAACAATACGGCGAGGTTCACCCTGACCGGTAGGATCTGCAACAACGGGCCGGGTGATTATAACCAGCCGGACAATCCCCTGGAAGGGCATTTTAATATTTATGCCGCATACGGCCCACTGTTCAGTTATCCCGCCTCGGGAGAGGCCAAGTTCTACACCCAGACCGTGGGACCAATTTTAAAGAAAGGCCAATGCGTATCCTTAACTCAGGTGTTCACGCGAGGACAAGTGCTACAGTGGGGATTCAAGGATTCCAAACCGGGTGAAAAACAGATGAAATTGCTTTTTGAATTTTTTGTCCGCGATGCCAAAGGGACACTCGGAACCGTCAGCATGCCGAAAGGTCTTGATTGCAACCCGGGCAACAACCTTCTCTCCAAGACCTTCGACATGATGATAAGCACGACCAAACCATAAACGGGATCTGATCCTGCCAACCCCCGGGGGGCTTGCGTTCATATAAAAATCACTGAAAAAATCAGTGGGTTAAAATCTGACTCCCTACGGGCTCAAGCCACAAACCCGAGGGTTGACAGCCGCCTCCCCTACGGGCAAGCTGCTGGAGATTATGAATGCCAATCACCGGCAACTGACACAAACCGACAGATCTTCCACGGACACACCTGTTTTTTCGCTGATAAAAGCCAGTTGGTCTTCCGGCGCGAAGTACCGTCCGCAAACCGAGCAGGCTCTCATCTTGAAGGTACGGCCGCAGATGGAGCGCGTGTCCTCTGTGGATGTCATCACAATTTGTTGCGTGGGACAGATGTAGGCACAGCTCCCACATCCGATACACACAGATGAGGGTTCACGGAAAGGAGTTCCCAAAGCCTTGTCCGTGCCACGGAAAGCGAATCCCAACGCACTCACGCCAACAACATGCTCGCAGACCTGCACGCAAAGGCGGCACATGATACACTTTTTCCCGTCTTCATTGGGCTTGAACCTGGGTTCAGGAACAACACCCATCTTTACCGCGAGATCACGGATAACACCGGAGGTGGGACATCGAGCCATGAGAAGCTGCATGACGAACTTTCGAACCTTCAGCACCCGTTCATTCCCTGTCTCGACCATAAGACCATCCTCCGCCTTATAGAGGCAGGAAGTGACGATCTTCTTTGTCTTTCCCTTGGTAATCTCAACGACGCAAAGACGACATGCGCCGGAGTTCTCGACAGATTCATGGGAACACAGGGTGGGGATATCGATTCCATTCTCCCTGGCAACCGCAAGAAGAGTCGTCCCTTTTTTCGCCTGAATATTTTTACCATCGATGACTAAATTGACCATATCAGTATCCCTTTACTCTATAATTATGGCATCGAATGCACAGACCTCGTAGCAGGCACGGCACTGAATGCACAGGGTCTGATCAATTTCATGAACCTCTTTTCTGTTTCCCTGGATCGCACGGGTAGGACACACTTTTTTACACTTCACACATCCCGTGCATTTGTCCGCTACCACATGGAAATGAATGAGAGCCTTACAAACACCGGCGGGACATTTTTTATCCAGGATATGGGCTTCGTATTCATCCTGAAAATAACGCAGGGTACTCAATACCGGATTCGGCGCACTGCCACCCAAGGCACAGTGCGACCCATCAATCATCGCTTCGGACATACCCTTCAGCAACTCGACATCCCCTTCTTCACCGTGCCCGTTACAGATGTCTTCCAGAATATCCCGCATTCTCCGGACTCCGTCCCGACAGGGAGTACATTTGCCGCAGGATTCTTTGGCCAGAAAATCAAGAAAGTATTTGGCAATATCCACCATGCAGGTCGTATCATCCATGACAATCATACCACCGGAACCCATCATTGAACCTGCCTCGCCCAACTCTTCAAAGCCAACAGGCAGATCGATCAGTGATCCCGGGATGCAACCACCCGATGGCCCGCCGGTCTGAACGGCTTTGAAGGTTTTTCCCTGAGGAACACCGCCTCCGATATCATGGACAATTTCTCGAATGGTCGTCCCCATAGCCACTTCCACAAGTCCGATATTGTTGACTTTGCCAACCAGAGAAAAGACTTTCGTTCCTGAGCTTGTCTTCGTGCCGATTGAGGAAAACCAGTCAGCACCGCGAGCCATGATGACCGGAACGTTTGTCCAGGTCTCAACGTTGTTTATATTGGTTGGCCGGTCCCAAAGACCATGCTCAACCGTGTGGGTATACTTCGCTCTCGGTTCACCCGCCTTACCCTCCATAGAGGCAATCAAGGCCGTAGATTCGCCGCACACAAAAGCTCCTGCACCCTTGCTGATCCTAATATCGAAGGAAAACCCACTGCCAAAAATATTTTTTCCGAGAAGTCCCGCATCTCTTGCTTTGGCAAGAGCTTTTGTCAGATTCGCGACGGCCAGGGGATACTCGTTTCTAACATAGATATAACCCTGGGTGGCACCGATTGCATAGGCACCGATGATCATTCCCTCAATCACGCTGTGGGGATCCCCCTCCATTACGCTTCGATCCATATAGGCCCCGGGGTCACCTTCATCGCCATTGCAGATCACATACTTGACGGTTCCCTCGGCATCCCGACAGGATCGCCACTTCCATCCCGTGGAGAATCCACCACCGCCCCGCCCACGCAGTCCTGAGGCAATAACCTCTTCAATAATACCGTCGGGGCTCATTTCCGTCAGGGTCTTATAGAGGGCGAAGTATCCGCCACGGGCAACATATTCTTCCAAGTTTTCCGGATCGATTATTCCGCAGTTACGCGTGGCAATTTTCACCTGTTTTGCATAGTATGGAATTGCATCTATCAAGGGAATATCGCGTAATATCCGGGGCACTTTTCCTGTACAATAAAACGTCTTTTCACCCGTCAGAATATTTTCCTGTTCATCAACCCGATAAAAAGGCGTTTCCGTATCCAAATGCAGGTTGATGACCTGGTCAAGCAGAGCGGGAACTTTTTCCGCCGTTACCTTCGCAAAAGAAAGCTTTGGTTTGTTTGGAACCACAAATTCAACCAAGGGCTCCATAGAATCCAATCCCATACTGCCCGTTTTGGTCAACTGAAATTTCAGGTTTCTGGCTTTAATCTCATCGGCCATCGCTTGGTAAACTTTATCAGATCCCGCAGCAATGCTGTTGGTCGCCATACCAACATTGATCCGTATTTTTTTGGCCGGAAAAAGCGTTCCCTGACCTTTTTTCGCCGCCTTATTCAAGGCTTCGAGCGTCTTGATCTTACCCACGTTTCCTCCCCTGCTTCTTCGCCATATATGTTCTCAAAATTCTGGGAATTTTGTTTTGGGTCAGGTACGGCTGTATATCGTCTCCCACCCTGATGACGGGGGCCAGGCTGCAACAACCAAGACAACCCACCCGTTCAAGGGAAAAATCACCCCTCTCCGTTGTTTCGCCACACTGAATACGGAGATGCCGCTCCAGGGTTTCCAGAAGATTGATTCCTCCTTGAACATGGCAGGCCGTACCTGTACAGACTTCCACGACAAAACGTCCCCGAGGTTTCAAACTGAAAGCATCATAAAACGTTGCCACCTCATACACACGCGACAGGGGAATGTCCATCTCTTGCTGGATGAAGACCAGGGCCTCTTTGGGCAGATAGCGATACTCGTCCTGTATCTCCTGCAGGATGGCGATAAGCGCACTCTTATCCCCCTCATACCTGTCAACGATTTTTTTTACTTTTGCCTGCACTTCAATTTCACTATTCATGCCCCGATCACCTTATCTCAAAATTTCATCTCTACTCAGCCGATATCTCGTCCCAAGACCTTGAATGTTCAATTTTGTCCAATAACTTCTTGTACTCAAGATTTGTCCTATCCTGGAAGATCCTAATCTGTTCCGGAGAAAGATGGCGAAATCGACCTTGGTGCTTGATATAATCCTCAATAGGCCTGAGCGTTTCCGGCATACTGACCGTCATGTTATACTTACCGTTTTCAACTTCATAAAGAGGAAAGACTCCCGTTTCGACTGCGAGCCGGCCCATTTTAATACAGGTTTCGGAAGGTGACCGCCACCCCGTGGGGCAAACCGACAGGCAATGAATGTAAGACGGCCCCTTGATGGCTTTGGCTTTCTGCACTTTGTTAATAAAATCCAGAGGATAACTATTACAGGCAGTTGCCACATAAGGAATGTTGTGGGCCACCATAATTTCCGGTAGGTTTTTCTTCCACGTTTTATTCCCCATGCTCACCGCACCAGGGGGGGCCGTTGTGGTGGAGGCCCCGAAGGGGGTTGCGCTGGAGCGCTGGATGCCGGTGTTCATATAGGCTTCGTTATCAAAACACACATAGAGCAGATCATGGCCTCGTTCCATGGCACCGGACAGGGCCTGGATGCCTATGTCGAGTGTCCCGCCATCGCCACCCATCGCCACGGCTTTAACATCGCGATCTGGAATTCTACCTTTGCGACGCAAGGCTTTTAAACCTGCCTCAACACCGGAACCTACCGCCGCAGCATTTGGAAAGGCTACATGGATCCAAGGCAATTTCCAGGCCGTTGTCGGGTAGAGACTGGATACAACTTCCATGCATCCCGTCGCGTTTATGATCACGGTATCTTTCCCTAGAGCTTTGCACATCAGGCGAACGGCCAGTGCCTCCCCACAGCCCTGACAAGCACGATGGCCGGGTGAGAAGTACTCTTCACGATCAACCAGCTTTGGCGCATAAAGGTCAAAATTTCCGATCAGACCAACGGGGTATCCTTGTAATGTATTCATTCTCCCCTCACTCCATAAAATTCGTAATGTTCCTTGGGCGTTCTCTTGTCGGCAAAACGGACCTTGTCAATCATTTTAATGAAGTCTTCCACAGCGACATCACGTCCACCCAAACCAAAGATATAATTTGTAATATCAGGCCGCCTGGGTTCATTGTAAAGAGCCGAGCGGATTTCAGATGCAACAGGCCCGCCGGGACCGCCAAAAGATACACAACGGTCCTTCACAATTAGTGATTTAACTCCCTTCACTGCCTTTTTGAGTTCGTCATACGGGAAGGGACGCCAAAGCATCAGTTTCAAGAGGCCGATGGGCACACCTTGCGCTCGTAAGGCATCGATGGCCACCTCTGCGGTATCGCTCATGGAGCCCATGGTCAGCATGGCTATTTCCGCACCTTCTATCTTGTATGATTGCACCGGATCATAACGGCGACCGAAATGCCTTTCCCACTCATCCCAAACCTTCAGAATCGTTTCTTTGGAATTCACCATCGCCGCTTCCCTTGCCTTTGTCGCTTCGGCATAAATTTCCGGTAATCCCAAGGCTCCCATCGAACAAGGGTGATCAGGATGCAGCGATGCGTACGGTTGATAAATCGGCAGAAAATCATCGACCTCTTCCTGGAGAGGAAAATCCATGACCTCCACCACATGCGTCAACTGGAAGCCATCCAAGTTGACGTTGATGGGCAGCATGACATTACGGTCTTCCGCAATTTTAAACGCTTGGATCATCATATCGATCACTTCCTGTCCATTTGCCGCAAACAGGGAAATCCACCCCGTATCGCGTTGCGACATGATATCGGAATGATCGTTCCATATACTTAACGGCCCGGACAGGGATCGATTTCCCAAAGCCATGACGATGGGCAACCGCATCGAGGATGCAATGGGCATGACCTCCGCCATATAAAGCAGTCCCTGAGAACTCGTGGCGGTAAAAGCCCTCGCACCTGCACCGGAGGCCCCCATGCAGGCGCTCAGTGCCGAATGCTCCGACTCGACGCAGATAAATTCTGCGTCCAGCCTCCCCTCAGCGACTATATCCGAAAGATGTTCCGGTATATGTGTGTTGGGTGTAATCGGATAGGCAGCAATGACATCGGGCTTGCAAAGGGCAACTGCCTCGGCCGCAGCAAGCGCTATTTCCATCCCTTTACGTTCTCCCATAATCTAACCCTCCTCAACCATCTTGATGGCAAGGGGCCAGCACTCGTGGGCACAAATGCCACAACCCTTACAATAATCGAGATTCGCCTCAAAAAAACCATCTTCCCTCTCGATAATACAACCCTCAGGACAGTAGATGTAACACACCCCACATTTAATGCACTTCTCATTATCCCATATGGGACGCTGTGCCCGCCAACTGCCAGTATGGTATTGACTCGCGTTCCCGGCTTCGAAAACGATACATCCAGGGGTCACATCCTGCCAATCTTCCGGCCATTTTTTATTCGCCATGTCATTCCCTCAACTTTATTGCGTATCTCATTTAACCTTAACTTTGTCATAAGCCCGCTTCAGTGCCATCAGATTTTTCAAGGCGATACGGCCGAACCGGCGCTCCACGGGTTCTTTCAATGAATCCAAGTTGACAACACCCGTAACCTTGACCAGAGCACCCAGCATGGTCGTGTTGGTAATAGGCACCCCCAACTCTTCCCAGGCAATTTCTGTTGCATCGACTACGGCAACCGAACCGGAATAATTGAGGATTTTTTTAATTTCGGCGGCCGTCTTGGCTGTATTGACAATCAATTTGCCATCGGGCTTTAAGCCCTCTGTGAGATTAACCAATCCAATCAGTCCCTCATCGAGAACCACCACCACGTCAGGATGATAGATTCCTGACCTGATCCGGATGCGTTGCGAATCAACGCGATTGAAGGCTGCGACCGGGGCTCCACGTCTTTCCGGACCAAAACTCGGAAAGCCCTGAGCATACTTCCCTTCCCCAATGGCCGCAAGGGCAAGCAATTCAACAGACGTCACCGCCCCCTGACCTCCTCTGCCATGCCATCTTATTTCAATCATTCCCTGTCTCCCTCGTTAATCATTAACTGAACTGAGAGTAAAATTACTATAATATAAGCGATGGTTCATATTACAATTAAATTAACGTGTCAAACAAATTTTCCACCATCCGGCGACAAATCAAGCGTTTATGCTTTCATTCGACACCCGCGAAGTTCGAACACCCCAAAAGAGAATATGTATTTCCACGTTCATTTGCGGCACAAACATGTCATCCCTCAGCGAAAAAAAAGGCTTGTGAAACAAGGATGAAGGAGGGGAGAAAAACATAAGAAACCATCCGTCTAACATAGAAAATGAGGAGACTCGACAACCTTCTTCTATTGCCTTTTTGTTCAAGGGGGGATGATGGATGGTGAGAAGAGACTATAAACCATCCACCCATACGTTAACCTACTCGTTCACGGAATTACCTTCTGGTTTTCACCATCAAGAAGGAGGACTTGAGCCGGTTCTTGACGGTTGTTTTGTAAGCCGCCTTTCGCAATATCCAAACGGGCTTGCAATTCCCTTAGTTATTCACTGACAAAACGTTTGATTCTTTCCGATCATCCTAACCGCGCCAGCGTACTACTGGCAGGAGAACCAGATGTAACAATTCAGTCTATAGAATCCTTGATCTCACACCGATAAACAAATAACCATAATGCTTTGATATAGCAATATGAATGCCAAAAAAATACCAAGGTAACACCCATCACCCCCCTGAATCGTATTGGTTGTTTCCATCATTCGGTATTTCAGCGTATTACGAAAATTTATTTCTTCTTTTACGTGAGGTTTAAGTCGCTTCCGCAGTCCCGCGTAAACCAAAACCTGCCATGACTGCATTAATTGGTGTGCGGATTGTGAACCAAACCGCCTCTTTAACGATAGGCTTATTCAAATTTCAAGAGCCACCTCTACCATGCACCGCAAGGATCGTTCGCCGCGCATCCCATAAATATCCCATATTTACACCATGCCTGTCCAACCATTTGGATGGGGAACACATGGTGCGTGCGAATCCGACACATATCGTTCGATAGTCGCACATGGATTGCCGAAACCGAGGGGAGATCAGTGGACAAAGCAGCGTTGTATCCCGGGGTATCTCGTGAAGTACAAAGTAGTTCAGATAAACACAGCTTATTGACGGTAGCGCCTTATGGCCTCTTCATAAAGATCCCCCCCATGACCGTCGTTGATGACCACCAAAGGCAAATCAACCACGTCGAGACGCATGATTCCCTCCGGGCCCAAATCCCC is a genomic window of Deltaproteobacteria bacterium containing:
- a CDS encoding pyruvate synthase, yielding MIEIRWHGRGGQGAVTSVELLALAAIGEGKYAQGFPSFGPERRGAPVAAFNRVDSQRIRIRSGIYHPDVVVVLDEGLIGLVNLTEGLKPDGKLIVNTAKTAAEIKKILNYSGSVAVVDATEIAWEELGVPITNTTMLGALVKVTGVVNLDSLKEPVERRFGRIALKNLMALKRAYDKVKVK
- the porA gene encoding pyruvate ferredoxin oxidoreductase; the encoded protein is MGERKGMEIALAAAEAVALCKPDVIAAYPITPNTHIPEHLSDIVAEGRLDAEFICVESEHSALSACMGASGAGARAFTATSSQGLLYMAEVMPIASSMRLPIVMALGNRSLSGPLSIWNDHSDIMSQRDTGWISLFAANGQEVIDMMIQAFKIAEDRNVMLPINVNLDGFQLTHVVEVMDFPLQEEVDDFLPIYQPYASLHPDHPCSMGALGLPEIYAEATKAREAAMVNSKETILKVWDEWERHFGRRYDPVQSYKIEGAEIAMLTMGSMSDTAEVAIDALRAQGVPIGLLKLMLWRPFPYDELKKAVKGVKSLIVKDRCVSFGGPGGPVASEIRSALYNEPRRPDITNYIFGLGGRDVAVEDFIKMIDKVRFADKRTPKEHYEFYGVRGE
- a CDS encoding pyruvate synthase subunit beta, translating into MGNFDLYAPKLVDREEYFSPGHRACQGCGEALAVRLMCKALGKDTVIINATGCMEVVSSLYPTTAWKLPWIHVAFPNAAAVGSGVEAGLKALRRKGRIPDRDVKAVAMGGDGGTLDIGIQALSGAMERGHDLLYVCFDNEAYMNTGIQRSSATPFGASTTTAPPGAVSMGNKTWKKNLPEIMVAHNIPYVATACNSYPLDFINKVQKAKAIKGPSYIHCLSVCPTGWRSPSETCIKMGRLAVETGVFPLYEVENGKYNMTVSMPETLRPIEDYIKHQGRFRHLSPEQIRIFQDRTNLEYKKLLDKIEHSRSWDEISAE
- a CDS encoding 4Fe-4S binding protein is translated as MATNSIAAGSDKVYQAMADEIKARNLKFQLTKTGSMGLDSMEPLVEFVVPNKPKLSFAKVTAEKVPALLDQVINLHLDTETPFYRVDEQENILTGEKTFYCTGKVPRILRDIPLIDAIPYYAKQVKIATRNCGIIDPENLEEYVARGGYFALYKTLTEMSPDGIIEEVIASGLRGRGGGGFSTGWKWRSCRDAEGTVKYVICNGDEGDPGAYMDRSVMEGDPHSVIEGMIIGAYAIGATQGYIYVRNEYPLAVANLTKALAKARDAGLLGKNIFGSGFSFDIRISKGAGAFVCGESTALIASMEGKAGEPRAKYTHTVEHGLWDRPTNINNVETWTNVPVIMARGADWFSSIGTKTSSGTKVFSLVGKVNNIGLVEVAMGTTIREIVHDIGGGVPQGKTFKAVQTGGPSGGCIPGSLIDLPVGFEELGEAGSMMGSGGMIVMDDTTCMVDIAKYFLDFLAKESCGKCTPCRDGVRRMRDILEDICNGHGEEGDVELLKGMSEAMIDGSHCALGGSAPNPVLSTLRYFQDEYEAHILDKKCPAGVCKALIHFHVVADKCTGCVKCKKVCPTRAIQGNRKEVHEIDQTLCIQCRACYEVCAFDAIIIE
- a CDS encoding 4Fe-4S binding protein, with amino-acid sequence MANKKWPEDWQDVTPGCIVFEAGNASQYHTGSWRAQRPIWDNEKCIKCGVCYIYCPEGCIIEREDGFFEANLDYCKGCGICAHECWPLAIKMVEEG
- a CDS encoding 2Fe-2S iron-sulfur cluster binding domain-containing protein, translated to MVNLVIDGKNIQAKKGTTLLAVARENGIDIPTLCSHESVENSGACRLCVVEITKGKTKKIVTSCLYKAEDGLMVETGNERVLKVRKFVMQLLMARCPTSGVIRDLAVKMGVVPEPRFKPNEDGKKCIMCRLCVQVCEHVVGVSALGFAFRGTDKALGTPFREPSSVCIGCGSCAYICPTQQIVMTSTEDTRSICGRTFKMRACSVCGRYFAPEDQLAFISEKTGVSVEDLSVCVSCR
- the nuoE gene encoding NADH-quinone oxidoreductase subunit NuoE; protein product: MNSEIEVQAKVKKIVDRYEGDKSALIAILQEIQDEYRYLPKEALVFIQQEMDIPLSRVYEVATFYDAFSLKPRGRFVVEVCTGTACHVQGGINLLETLERHLRIQCGETTERGDFSLERVGCLGCCSLAPVIRVGDDIQPYLTQNKIPRILRTYMAKKQGRKRG